The Flexivirga aerilata sequence AACGGCACGAACGGCTCTGCGTCATACGTGAAGGAGAGTGCGGAGGGGTCGCTGCGACGCCTGGGCGTCGACACGATCGACCTCTACTACCTGCACCGGGTCGACCCGCAGGTGCCGATCGAGGAGACGGTCGGTGCGATGGCGGAGCTGGTGACCGCCGGAAAGGTGCGCCACCTGGGCCTTTCCGAGGCGTCGGCGGAGTCCTTGCGCCGGGCGAGCGCGGTGCACCCGATCGCGGCGCTCCAGTCGGAGTGGTCGATCTTCAGCCGCGACATCGAGGCCGAGGACGTGCCGGCCGCGCGTGAGCTGGGGGTCGCGATCGTGCCCTACAGCCCGCTCGGCCGCGGCCTGCTGACCGGCTCCGCGGCGGCGGCGACACCGGGCAGTGGCGACTTCCGCAGCACTCTGCCCCGCTGGCAGGGCGACAACCTGACCGCGAATCTCGCTCTGGTGGCACGCATTCGGCAGATCGCGGACGACCTGGACGCCACCCCCGGGCAGGTCGCGCTGGCCTGGCTGCTCGCCCAGGGCGACGACGTCGTGCCGATCCCGGGCACCAAGCGCCGCACCTACCTGCGCGAGAACGCCGCCGCCACCACGCTCGCCCTGCCGGCCGACGTGATCGCCGAGTTGTCGGCGATGCAGGCAACCGGCGACCGCTACCCCGACATGTCCTGGGTCGCCGGCGACTCCGCGCGCGCCTGAGACGCGCCTGAGACTCCGCGCGCCTGAGCGCTGCACTCCCGCGCCTCTCACCGAGAGGCACACTCCCGCATCGAGGGGTACACACATTTCGGCCCAGCGTCTGTACCTCTCGATGCGCGGGTGGGCCTGTCGGCGCATCGCCTTCGCCGGGCAGCGCCGGCAGCCGCGTC is a genomic window containing:
- a CDS encoding aldo/keto reductase gives rise to the protein MSTSSHSDATSIPRRRIADLDVSAVGLGCMGMNFAYGATADDESEAIATLHEALDLGVNFLDTADMYAAGANEQLLAKVLADRREEVVLATKFGITTGPDGMPNGTNGSASYVKESAEGSLRRLGVDTIDLYYLHRVDPQVPIEETVGAMAELVTAGKVRHLGLSEASAESLRRASAVHPIAALQSEWSIFSRDIEAEDVPAARELGVAIVPYSPLGRGLLTGSAAAATPGSGDFRSTLPRWQGDNLTANLALVARIRQIADDLDATPGQVALAWLLAQGDDVVPIPGTKRRTYLRENAAATTLALPADVIAELSAMQATGDRYPDMSWVAGDSARA